The proteins below come from a single Synechococcus sp. MW101C3 genomic window:
- a CDS encoding HIT family protein, giving the protein MQASYGHRVAGCAFCSLEGSGRVLLENELAFCIADAYPVSEGHSLVILRRHGADGLELHQPEWNAVVDLLKLRREQLSAQDATISGWAGLLNARGGLNSDEAAGLTVF; this is encoded by the coding sequence GTGCAGGCCAGCTACGGCCACCGCGTAGCGGGCTGTGCGTTCTGCTCGCTGGAGGGCAGCGGCCGGGTGCTGCTGGAGAACGAGTTGGCGTTCTGCATCGCCGATGCCTATCCCGTGAGCGAGGGGCACAGCCTGGTGATCCTGCGTCGTCATGGGGCCGATGGGCTGGAGCTGCACCAGCCGGAGTGGAACGCCGTGGTGGACCTGCTGAAGCTGCGGCGGGAGCAACTGAGTGCCCAGGACGCCACGATCAGTGGCTGGGCTGGTTTGCTCAACGCAAGAGGGGGGCTGAATTCAGACGAAGCGGCAGGGCTAACGGTGTTTTAG
- a CDS encoding type II toxin-antitoxin system RelE/ParE family toxin, with product MIRSFRCRDTQALFEGKPGRRFGSFARVAFRKLAILDAAACLNDLQVPPGNRLEPLRGNRHGQHSIRINDQFRLCFIWTEAGPEEVEIVDYH from the coding sequence GTGATCAGGTCGTTTCGTTGCCGCGACACCCAGGCCCTCTTTGAAGGCAAGCCGGGGCGCCGCTTTGGAAGCTTCGCTCGCGTCGCTTTCCGGAAGCTCGCCATCCTCGATGCGGCCGCCTGCCTCAACGATCTACAAGTTCCACCAGGCAATCGCCTGGAGCCACTCAGGGGGAACCGCCATGGCCAGCACAGCATCCGCATCAACGACCAGTTCCGGCTCTGCTTCATCTGGACGGAAGCCGGGCCAGAGGAGGTCGAGATCGTTGACTACCACTGA
- a CDS encoding HNH endonuclease, with translation MAAWLACVPPLASATPVTPPPGCPQAPAPAQDIARQILESACWAGFTFNGITACGDGHDSLIGGDELSDGERDALLELCRQRLDAFREQRGEEVFAHRSSHRTPISGSVNYRVHRCARGRCECCGAHEHQRALEVDHIVPKNQGASDAISNLQALCFRCNAGKRDGCLPTQEGAPTSAACRPATATA, from the coding sequence ATGGCGGCCTGGCTTGCCTGTGTTCCTCCTCTTGCAAGTGCCACCCCCGTCACACCCCCGCCAGGATGCCCCCAGGCCCCCGCCCCAGCACAGGACATCGCCCGCCAGATCCTGGAAAGCGCATGCTGGGCCGGGTTCACCTTCAACGGCATCACCGCCTGTGGCGATGGCCACGACAGCCTGATCGGCGGCGACGAGCTGAGCGATGGCGAGCGCGACGCGCTGCTGGAGCTCTGCCGCCAGCGCCTCGATGCCTTCCGCGAGCAGCGCGGCGAAGAGGTGTTTGCCCACCGCAGCAGCCACCGCACCCCGATCAGCGGCTCGGTGAACTACAGAGTTCACCGATGCGCCCGGGGCCGCTGCGAGTGCTGCGGGGCCCATGAGCACCAGCGCGCCTTGGAGGTGGACCACATAGTGCCCAAAAATCAGGGCGCCTCCGACGCCATCAGCAACCTGCAGGCCCTCTGCTTCCGCTGCAACGCCGGCAAGCGCGACGGCTGTTTGCCTACGCAAGAGGGCGCACCGACTTCCGCGGCGTGCAGGCCAGCTACGGCCACCGCGTAG